One Campylobacter sp. RM16192 genomic region harbors:
- a CDS encoding RNA recognition motif domain-containing protein: MNIYVGNLSYRMTEAELKDTFSPFGEVKRARIVKDRETNRSKGFGFVEMDDAEAVKAIEALNDKEVGGRALRVNEARPKE, translated from the coding sequence GTGAATATTTATGTCGGTAACTTGTCATATCGTATGACTGAGGCAGAGCTTAAGGATACTTTTTCACCATTTGGTGAAGTAAAACGCGCAAGAATCGTTAAAGATCGAGAAACAAATCGCTCAAAAGGGTTTGGATTTGTTGAAATGGATGATGCCGAAGCAGTAAAGGCGATAGAAGCGTTAAATGACAAAGAGGTAGGTGGAAGGGCTTTAAGAGTAAATGAAGCTCGTCCAAAAGAGTAA
- a CDS encoding DJ-1 family glyoxalase III — protein MKKVAVMLANGFEEIEAITIIDVLKRAGAQAKFVGLDADILTGVHGVKVHADTTLQNICESEFDMIVLPGGLPGAEHLANSAKLQALLKEFDSKDKFIGAICAAPMALAKAGVIKESYTCYPSFEAQVKDSGYISSQNVVKDGNIITSRGPATAMEFALELVKNLCGEKIYKEVKEGLLFNK, from the coding sequence ATGAAAAAAGTCGCTGTAATGCTTGCAAACGGCTTTGAAGAGATTGAAGCGATAACCATTATCGATGTGCTAAAAAGAGCTGGAGCCCAGGCAAAATTTGTAGGGCTTGATGCAGATATCCTTACAGGAGTTCATGGTGTAAAAGTTCATGCCGACACTACGCTGCAAAATATTTGCGAAAGTGAGTTTGACATGATAGTGCTTCCAGGAGGCTTGCCTGGAGCGGAACACCTAGCAAACAGCGCTAAACTTCAAGCGCTTTTAAAAGAATTTGATAGTAAAGACAAATTTATAGGCGCTATTTGTGCGGCTCCTATGGCTTTAGCAAAAGCTGGCGTGATAAAAGAGAGCTACACTTGCTATCCAAGCTTTGAAGCTCAAGTTAAAGATAGCGGATACATAAGCTCGCAAAATGTCGTAAAAGACGGTAATATCATCACTTCTCGCGGTCCCGCTACGGCTATGGAATTTGCGCTTGAACTGGTTAAAAATCTTTGCGGCGAGAAAATTTACAAAGAGGTAAAAGAGGGGCTTTTGTTTAATAAATAA
- a CDS encoding SelT/SelW/SelH family (seleno)protein: MEVKITYCNSUNYRPTASRVEEKILSEIKGARVSKVVGSGGNFIVEVDGKVVFSKKDLIGTSVNALPNNEEIELLVESLKSA, from the coding sequence ATGGAAGTAAAGATTACCTATTGTAATTCTTGAAATTACAGACCGACAGCTTCTCGTGTAGAAGAAAAAATACTTTCAGAAATAAAAGGTGCTAGGGTTAGCAAAGTCGTCGGAAGTGGCGGAAACTTCATAGTTGAAGTTGATGGAAAAGTTGTATTTTCCAAAAAAGATCTAATAGGTACTAGCGTAAATGCTCTACCAAATAACGAAGAGATCGAGCTTTTAGTAGAAAGCCTAAAATCCGCTTAA
- the efp gene encoding elongation factor P has translation MATYSMGDLKKGLKIELEGIPYKVVEYQHVKPGKGAAFVRAKIKSFIDGKVLEKTFHAGDKADQPNLEEKQMQYLYDDGEYCQFMDTVTYEQVAIADDDVGDVKKWMIDGMMVDILFHNGKAIGVEVPQVVELKIVETPPNFKGDTQGGKKPATLESGAVVQIPFHVLEGEVIRVDTVRGEYIERANK, from the coding sequence ATGGCAACATATTCAATGGGTGATCTAAAAAAGGGTCTAAAAATAGAATTAGAAGGCATTCCTTACAAAGTGGTTGAATACCAACATGTAAAACCAGGCAAAGGAGCAGCTTTCGTAAGAGCTAAGATTAAGTCATTTATCGACGGCAAAGTACTAGAAAAGACATTTCATGCGGGTGATAAAGCCGATCAGCCAAATTTGGAAGAAAAACAGATGCAGTATCTTTACGATGACGGTGAGTATTGCCAATTCATGGACACGGTAACTTACGAGCAAGTAGCAATTGCTGATGATGATGTGGGTGATGTGAAAAAATGGATGATAGACGGTATGATGGTTGATATACTTTTTCACAACGGTAAAGCTATCGGCGTAGAAGTACCTCAAGTAGTTGAGCTAAAGATAGTAGAGACTCCACCAAACTTTAAAGGCGACACACAAGGTGGGAAAAAGCCTGCTACGCTTGAAAGCGGTGCAGTTGTTCAAATACCTTTTCATGTGCTTGAGGGTGAAGTTATCCGCGTAGATACCGTTAGAGGCGAGTATATCGAGAGGGCCAATAAATAG
- the serA gene encoding phosphoglycerate dehydrogenase, which yields MKTIIVCDAIHQVGFEILNREENIKVVDATSVPKDKLLEIIGEADVAITRSSTEVDEKFLNAAKNLKALVRAGVGVDNVDIDGCSKRGIIAMNVPTANTIAAVELTMAHMLAAARSFPYAHNALKVDRIWKREKWYGVELFNKTLGVIGFGNIGSRVATRAAAFGMQIIAYDPYIDPSKVTDMGGTYTRNFDDILACDFITIHTPKTQETTNIIGEHEILKMKDGVRLINCARGGLYNEEALEKALKSGKVAFAGIDVFSKEPATNHPLLDLDNVSVTPHLGANTLESQSNIAIAAAEQAISAARGISYPNALNLPIKTEDLPPFVEPYIDLISKMSFLVAQMTQAPVKAIKVEAEGYIGNYIKSMLTFALVGVLKESLGDGINYVNAKFLADEKGILTDAVCVPESGYKNKITVKVTTDSGITSVSGTVFDESDQRIVGINGFKTDFKPKGKMIIFKNSDVPGVIAKISSILADEKINIADFRLGRDQHGFALAVVLVDEKISKETLSKLNNLDVCVWAKYALL from the coding sequence GTGAAAACAATAATTGTATGTGATGCGATTCATCAGGTTGGTTTTGAAATTTTAAACCGCGAAGAAAATATAAAAGTAGTTGATGCTACTTCTGTGCCAAAAGATAAGCTTTTGGAAATTATAGGCGAAGCGGATGTTGCGATAACTAGGAGCTCTACAGAAGTAGACGAGAAGTTTTTAAATGCGGCTAAAAATTTAAAAGCCCTTGTTAGAGCAGGCGTAGGTGTGGATAACGTTGACATAGATGGATGCTCTAAGCGAGGAATTATCGCTATGAACGTGCCTACGGCAAATACAATTGCAGCTGTTGAATTAACTATGGCTCATATGTTGGCGGCTGCTAGAAGTTTTCCTTATGCTCATAATGCTTTAAAAGTAGATAGAATATGGAAGCGCGAAAAATGGTACGGAGTCGAGCTTTTTAATAAAACTTTAGGAGTTATAGGTTTTGGAAATATAGGTTCAAGGGTTGCCACTAGAGCCGCGGCATTTGGTATGCAAATAATAGCCTATGATCCATATATAGATCCATCTAAAGTAACGGATATGGGCGGAACCTATACTAGAAATTTTGATGATATTTTGGCTTGCGACTTTATAACAATTCATACACCAAAAACGCAAGAGACTACTAATATAATAGGCGAACATGAAATTTTAAAGATGAAAGATGGAGTTCGTTTGATAAACTGTGCACGTGGTGGGCTTTATAACGAAGAGGCTCTTGAAAAAGCCTTAAAAAGTGGCAAGGTAGCCTTTGCTGGCATTGATGTATTTTCAAAAGAGCCCGCGACAAACCATCCTCTGCTTGACCTTGATAATGTTAGTGTTACTCCTCATCTTGGCGCCAATACTCTTGAATCTCAAAGCAATATCGCTATCGCAGCAGCAGAACAAGCTATCAGTGCGGCTCGTGGTATAAGCTATCCAAATGCTCTAAATTTACCTATTAAGACAGAAGATTTACCTCCATTTGTGGAGCCATACATAGATCTTATATCTAAAATGTCGTTCTTGGTGGCACAAATGACTCAAGCACCTGTAAAAGCTATCAAAGTTGAAGCTGAAGGATATATAGGAAACTATATAAAATCTATGCTTACATTTGCCCTTGTGGGTGTTTTAAAAGAGAGCTTGGGAGACGGCATTAACTATGTAAATGCTAAATTTTTGGCGGATGAAAAAGGCATTTTAACAGATGCTGTTTGCGTGCCTGAAAGTGGATATAAAAATAAAATAACTGTAAAAGTTACTACAGATAGTGGTATAACATCAGTAAGCGGAACTGTATTTGATGAGTCAGATCAACGTATAGTTGGTATCAATGGATTTAAAACTGACTTTAAGCCAAAAGGTAAAATGATAATATTTAAAAACTCTGATGTTCCTGGTGTAATTGCAAAAATTAGTTCGATTTTAGCTGATGAAAAGATCAATATTGCAGACTTTAGACTTGGACGTGATCAGCATGGATTTGCACTTGCTGTTGTTCTTGTTGATGAGAAAATATCAAAAGAGACTCTTAGCAAGCTAAATAATCTTGATGTTTGCGTTTGGGCGAAATACGCATTACTATAA
- a CDS encoding 30S ribosomal protein S1 — MAAVNKNVQINKAKDEFIEEEDFAAMLEESFKKTEEDSDGTIVDIKGDEVFVNVGKKSEGILNISEISDENGNLKFNINDTIKVVITGSRGGRPIVSHKKALRKEKVKSYIDSYNEDNQDVFDVKIIGKNKGGFVAQNSYGIEFFLPKSQSGFKDSNSVMGKTYKVKVIKVDKEEQSIVVSRKRLLDEDRKKKKEAISSIISNEDAIEGTVKKITTYGMFVDVGGVDGLVHYSEISYKGPVNPGSLYKEGDKVLVKVIKYDNEKKHLSLSIKAAMPDPWDEIKDSLEVGDTIKVIVSNIEPYGAFVDLGNDIEGFLHISEISWDKNIKNPKDHISEGEELDVEVIEIDANDRRLRVSLKNLLPKPFDEFNSKFKEGDVVKGAVTTVTNFGAFIKIGGVEGLLHNEDASWDRNDKCKDMFKIGDEVEVKIIKIDNGEQKISLSLKDLKQSPVQAYAKKYNVGDIVTGKIRDIKEFGIFVELGDNVDALIRKEDMGNVKAEDLNINDNIEAAIAFIDEKKNRIRLSIRRLAKQKEREVLNEINSNDKVTLGDIIKEQLS, encoded by the coding sequence ATGGCTGCGGTGAACAAAAATGTTCAAATCAATAAAGCAAAGGATGAATTTATAGAAGAAGAAGACTTTGCGGCGATGTTGGAGGAGTCTTTTAAAAAGACTGAAGAGGATAGCGACGGTACTATCGTCGATATCAAAGGTGATGAGGTTTTCGTTAATGTAGGTAAAAAATCGGAAGGTATTTTAAATATATCCGAGATTAGTGATGAAAACGGAAATTTAAAATTTAATATCAATGATACTATCAAGGTTGTTATAACCGGATCTCGTGGTGGAAGACCAATAGTTTCTCATAAAAAAGCCTTAAGAAAAGAGAAGGTTAAGTCCTATATCGATTCTTACAATGAAGATAATCAAGATGTATTTGATGTTAAAATAATAGGTAAAAATAAAGGTGGTTTTGTTGCTCAAAATAGCTATGGAATCGAGTTTTTCTTACCAAAATCTCAAAGCGGATTTAAAGATTCAAATTCTGTGATGGGTAAAACTTATAAAGTTAAAGTTATCAAAGTTGATAAAGAGGAACAAAGTATAGTTGTTTCTAGAAAAAGACTACTAGATGAAGATCGCAAAAAGAAAAAAGAGGCTATCTCATCAATAATCTCGAATGAAGACGCTATCGAAGGAACTGTCAAGAAGATCACAACTTATGGAATGTTTGTAGATGTAGGCGGAGTAGATGGGCTTGTTCACTATAGTGAAATTAGCTATAAAGGGCCTGTAAATCCTGGTTCTCTTTATAAAGAGGGGGATAAGGTTTTAGTTAAGGTTATCAAATATGACAACGAGAAAAAGCATCTTTCGCTATCTATAAAAGCTGCTATGCCGGATCCTTGGGATGAGATTAAAGATAGTTTAGAAGTTGGTGATACTATAAAAGTAATAGTTAGCAATATTGAGCCTTATGGCGCTTTTGTAGATCTTGGAAATGATATAGAAGGATTTTTGCACATATCTGAAATTTCTTGGGATAAAAATATAAAAAATCCTAAAGATCATATAAGCGAAGGCGAAGAGCTTGATGTAGAGGTAATAGAGATAGACGCTAACGATCGTCGTTTAAGAGTTAGTCTTAAAAATCTGCTTCCAAAACCATTTGACGAGTTTAACTCTAAATTTAAAGAAGGTGACGTTGTAAAAGGAGCTGTTACTACAGTTACTAATTTTGGCGCTTTTATTAAAATTGGTGGTGTAGAAGGATTATTGCACAATGAAGATGCTTCTTGGGATAGAAACGATAAGTGCAAAGATATGTTTAAAATAGGCGACGAAGTTGAAGTAAAGATTATAAAGATAGATAATGGTGAACAAAAGATATCTTTAAGTCTAAAAGATTTAAAACAAAGCCCTGTTCAAGCCTATGCTAAAAAATACAATGTGGGCGATATAGTAACTGGTAAAATTCGCGATATTAAAGAGTTTGGTATATTTGTAGAGCTTGGTGACAACGTTGATGCCTTAATCCGCAAAGAGGATATGGGAAATGTAAAAGCCGAGGATCTAAATATCAATGATAATATCGAGGCCGCAATAGCTTTTATAGATGAGAAAAAGAACAGAATTCGCCTAAGTATAAGACGTTTAGCTAAACAAAAAGAGCGTGAAGTTTTAAATGAAATAAATAGTAACGATAAGGTTACATTAGGCGATATTATAAAAGAGCAGCTGTCTTAA
- a CDS encoding 4-hydroxy-3-methylbut-2-enyl diphosphate reductase produces the protein MKIELASSYGFCFGVKRAIKIAENAKDAATIGPLIHNNEEINRLKINFNVKTLEGISEITEEKKAIIRTHGITKNDLSKLKNSDIKIIDATCPFVTKPQQICEKMSKEGYDIVIFGDENHPEVKGVKSYAEGKVYVVLDESELDNIKLSQKVAVVSQTTRKVEKFMQIVNYLMLKTKEVRVFNTICNATLENQEAVKELAERADVMIIIGGKNSSNTKQLYLISKNFCSDSYLIENESELNEEWFKGKNHCGVSAGASTPDWIIQNVVKKIEDFKN, from the coding sequence TTGAAGATTGAGCTTGCAAGTAGTTATGGATTTTGTTTTGGAGTAAAGCGTGCGATAAAAATCGCTGAAAATGCAAAAGATGCCGCTACTATAGGACCCCTTATTCATAATAATGAAGAGATTAATAGATTAAAGATAAATTTTAACGTTAAAACCTTAGAGGGAATAAGCGAGATAACCGAGGAAAAAAAGGCAATTATACGCACTCACGGCATTACTAAAAACGATCTGTCTAAACTAAAAAATAGCGATATTAAAATTATTGACGCGACATGTCCGTTTGTGACCAAACCACAGCAAATTTGCGAAAAAATGAGCAAAGAGGGGTATGATATAGTCATTTTTGGGGATGAAAATCATCCCGAGGTAAAAGGTGTAAAATCTTATGCAGAAGGAAAGGTTTATGTTGTTTTAGATGAGAGCGAGCTAGATAACATAAAGCTTTCTCAAAAGGTTGCTGTAGTGAGCCAGACTACGCGCAAGGTTGAGAAATTTATGCAAATAGTAAATTACTTAATGCTTAAAACAAAAGAGGTTAGAGTCTTTAATACTATTTGTAATGCCACTTTGGAAAATCAAGAGGCTGTTAAAGAGCTTGCCGAAAGAGCTGATGTGATGATAATCATAGGTGGTAAAAATTCATCCAATACAAAGCAGTTATACCTGATATCTAAAAATTTTTGTAGCGATAGCTATCTTATAGAAAATGAGAGTGAGCTCAATGAGGAGTGGTTTAAGGGCAAAAATCATTGCGGAGTAAGCGCAGGAGCTAGCACACCTGATTGGATCATACAAAATGTTGTAAAAAAGATAGAAGATTTTAAAAATTAA
- the aroA gene encoding 3-phosphoshikimate 1-carboxyvinyltransferase, protein MKIFALKNRIEAKLEVIAADKSISHRCAIFSLLSDKPSSIRNYLKAEDTLNTLNIVKLLGAKVSEENGIMTIIPPQKLQEPHSVLECGNSGTAMRLLMGFLAATDGFFVLSGDQYLNRRPMARVGKPLISVGAKIDGVNNGDMAPLCIRGGKLEYFKFESKIASAQVKSALILAGLKSNGCVISEPELSRDHTERMLRGMGAELVRNNLEVKVTPMQVPLKPLEIFVPNDPSSAFFFAVAAAIIPNSHLVLKNMLLNKTRIEAYRVLEKMGADIKFKETSSEYESIGEIEIKYAPLKAVEVSENISWLIDEVPALAIAFANAIGVSVIRNAKELRVKESDRIAVMVEGLRKCGLEVSEFEDGFSVKGAQANSAIIDSHGDHRIAMSFAILGLKCGMVIEKSEFISTSFPKFGSILRELGASVED, encoded by the coding sequence ATGAAAATTTTTGCTTTAAAAAATAGGATTGAAGCGAAATTAGAAGTTATAGCAGCGGATAAATCGATATCTCATAGATGTGCTATATTTTCGCTACTAAGCGACAAGCCGTCATCGATAAGAAACTATCTAAAGGCTGAAGATACATTAAATACTTTAAATATAGTTAAACTTTTAGGTGCCAAAGTATCAGAAGAAAACGGAATTATGACTATAATTCCACCTCAAAAATTGCAGGAGCCGCACTCTGTGCTTGAGTGTGGGAATTCTGGAACCGCAATGAGGCTTCTTATGGGATTTTTGGCCGCGACTGACGGATTTTTTGTACTAAGCGGAGATCAGTATCTAAATCGCCGTCCTATGGCAAGAGTAGGAAAGCCATTAATAAGCGTAGGAGCCAAGATAGATGGTGTGAATAATGGAGATATGGCTCCTCTTTGTATCCGAGGAGGCAAACTTGAGTATTTTAAATTTGAGAGTAAAATCGCTTCCGCTCAGGTTAAATCGGCGCTTATTTTAGCAGGACTTAAATCAAATGGATGTGTAATAAGTGAGCCTGAATTAAGCCGTGATCATACAGAAAGAATGCTAAGAGGTATGGGGGCGGAGCTTGTAAGAAATAATCTTGAAGTTAAAGTAACTCCTATGCAAGTGCCTCTTAAGCCTCTTGAAATTTTTGTGCCAAACGATCCAAGCTCTGCATTTTTCTTTGCGGTTGCGGCCGCAATCATCCCAAATTCACACTTGGTGCTTAAAAATATGCTTTTAAATAAAACACGCATAGAGGCCTACAGGGTGCTTGAAAAAATGGGTGCCGATATAAAATTTAAAGAGACTAGTAGCGAATACGAGAGCATAGGCGAAATCGAGATAAAATACGCTCCTCTTAAAGCCGTTGAAGTAAGCGAAAATATCTCTTGGCTGATTGATGAAGTGCCGGCTCTCGCCATAGCTTTTGCAAATGCAATCGGAGTAAGCGTAATAAGAAACGCAAAAGAGCTTAGAGTAAAAGAGAGCGACAGAATCGCCGTTATGGTTGAAGGGCTTAGGAAGTGCGGGCTTGAAGTAAGTGAATTTGAAGACGGTTTTAGCGTCAAAGGTGCGCAGGCAAATAGTGCGATCATAGATAGCCACGGCGATCATCGTATAGCTATGAGCTTTGCTATTTTGGGTCTTAAATGCGGAATGGTTATCGAAAAGAGCGAATTTATATCTACCTCTTTTCCGAAATTCGGCTCTATATTAAGAGAGCTTGGAGCTAGCGTTGAAGATTGA
- the pheT gene encoding phenylalanine--tRNA ligase subunit beta, whose amino-acid sequence MIISKKWLNEWVDIANVDSERILKTLNSIGLEVDSFNSVRIPKNIVVGYVKSKDKHPDADKLSVCQVDVGSETLQIVCGAKNVEAGQFVPVALIGAVMPSGLEIKKTKLRGVESSGMICSSTELGLVKVNDGILPLDESIGELKLGRELCEYPLVNDDIIEIDLTPNRGDCLSVYGLARDLSAALDLPLRDVSRYEEAENLLGIGRILTLRTEENIQSSFQYRAFELKEKFSENLLMKMRLAIIECSKQNCVERLLEYVTYSIGVIFNAYDYDKLKKDDGRVVFDIDKDAHSASKIMVGGENLGVAGIYQSDVAKIDDNSKIIVIEASYTNPEIIATTIYEDKKMPRCDYVYRTLRGSEPNINFGADYLFKMLAGSKSALIYAGSQQSILQKEPRVVSFTMSEMNRMIGQEVLKNDVVKILKKLGFEVNFNVEKDSANVKVPHFRHDIINAQDVCEEIVRIIGIDNIASKPLKFSEQNRINDTFVDYKNALNLRRKAASSGFFESVHYVFDDLNELNELGFKPCKVEIANPINNELNTLRPTLVNHLLKSAERNIKNSKKSVKIFEFGSVFDENGNQSERFGFVATGLVKEPSLLNSAKPSEIGFLSFASAVRNAIGEFELKPSKDINYLSEFEQAEIYRNGVKVGYIGRANVVVENRFDLPKTYLCEVDFGKLKFSSVAVKAYSKFPAISRDLSLIVPDDMKFEVIKECINALKIGCLKEFLPVDIYRDKNLGSNSSLTVKFIFQDIEKTLEDEEIALIMDKILDSLKKNLNIGVR is encoded by the coding sequence ATGATAATTTCAAAAAAATGGTTAAATGAGTGGGTGGATATAGCAAATGTGGATAGCGAGAGGATTTTAAAGACTTTAAATTCTATCGGTCTTGAAGTTGATAGCTTTAATTCAGTAAGAATCCCTAAAAACATAGTGGTCGGATATGTAAAAAGCAAGGATAAGCATCCTGATGCCGATAAGTTAAGCGTGTGTCAGGTTGACGTAGGAAGCGAAACATTACAGATAGTTTGTGGAGCTAAAAATGTCGAAGCCGGACAATTTGTACCGGTGGCCCTAATTGGTGCCGTTATGCCAAGTGGACTTGAAATAAAAAAGACCAAACTTCGAGGAGTTGAGTCAAGTGGTATGATCTGCTCTTCTACAGAGCTAGGCTTAGTTAAGGTAAATGATGGAATTTTGCCTCTTGATGAGAGTATAGGCGAGCTAAAGCTTGGGCGAGAACTTTGTGAATACCCTTTGGTAAATGATGATATTATAGAGATTGATCTTACGCCAAATAGAGGTGATTGTCTTAGTGTTTATGGTCTAGCTAGAGATCTATCGGCTGCTCTTGATTTGCCATTAAGAGATGTAAGCAGGTATGAAGAGGCTGAAAATTTACTAGGAATTGGCAGAATTTTGACTCTTCGCACAGAAGAGAATATACAAAGTAGTTTTCAGTATAGGGCTTTTGAACTAAAAGAGAAATTTAGCGAAAATTTGCTTATGAAGATGCGTTTGGCAATCATTGAGTGTAGCAAGCAAAACTGCGTAGAAAGATTACTAGAATACGTTACTTACTCTATAGGAGTCATATTTAACGCATATGATTATGACAAGCTTAAAAAAGATGACGGGAGAGTTGTTTTTGATATAGATAAGGACGCACACTCTGCAAGCAAGATTATGGTAGGCGGCGAAAATTTAGGAGTAGCTGGAATTTATCAAAGTGATGTGGCTAAAATAGATGATAACAGTAAAATTATCGTTATAGAGGCAAGCTACACAAATCCTGAAATAATTGCTACTACGATATACGAAGATAAAAAAATGCCGCGCTGCGATTATGTTTATAGAACCTTAAGAGGGAGCGAACCTAACATAAATTTTGGAGCAGATTATCTCTTTAAAATGCTTGCAGGATCAAAGAGCGCTTTGATATATGCAGGCTCTCAACAGAGTATTTTGCAAAAAGAGCCACGAGTAGTTAGCTTTACTATGAGCGAAATGAATAGGATGATAGGGCAAGAGGTTTTGAAAAATGATGTCGTCAAAATCCTTAAAAAGCTTGGATTTGAGGTAAATTTCAATGTAGAAAAAGATAGTGCGAATGTCAAAGTTCCTCATTTTCGCCACGATATCATAAACGCTCAAGATGTATGCGAAGAGATCGTTAGAATCATAGGTATTGATAATATTGCTTCAAAACCTTTAAAATTTAGCGAACAAAATCGTATCAACGATACTTTTGTAGATTATAAAAATGCGTTAAATTTAAGACGCAAAGCGGCTAGTAGCGGCTTTTTTGAGTCTGTTCATTATGTATTTGATGATTTGAATGAGCTAAATGAGCTTGGCTTTAAACCTTGTAAAGTAGAGATCGCAAATCCTATAAATAATGAGCTTAACACTCTTCGTCCGACTCTTGTAAACCATCTTTTAAAATCTGCAGAAAGAAATATTAAAAATTCAAAAAAATCAGTCAAAATTTTTGAATTCGGAAGTGTTTTTGATGAGAATGGAAACCAAAGCGAGAGATTCGGGTTTGTAGCTACCGGACTTGTGAAGGAGCCAAGTTTACTAAATTCAGCCAAGCCTTCTGAAATAGGCTTTTTAAGCTTTGCCTCTGCAGTTAGGAATGCGATTGGAGAATTTGAACTAAAACCTAGTAAAGATATAAATTATCTAAGCGAATTTGAGCAGGCTGAAATTTATCGAAATGGTGTTAAAGTAGGCTATATAGGTAGAGCTAATGTAGTTGTTGAGAATAGATTTGATCTACCTAAAACCTATCTTTGCGAAGTTGATTTTGGTAAGCTTAAATTTAGTAGCGTTGCTGTAAAGGCCTACTCTAAATTCCCGGCAATAAGCAGAGATTTGAGCTTGATTGTACCTGATGATATGAAATTTGAAGTTATAAAAGAGTGTATTAATGCTCTTAAAATAGGATGCTTGAAGGAATTTTTACCTGTTGATATATATAGAGATAAAAATTTAGGTTCAAATTCTAGTTTGACTGTGAAATTTATTTTCCAAGATATAGAAAAAACTCTTGAAGATGAAGAGATAGCGCTGATAATGGATAAAATTTTAGACAGTTTAAAGAAAAATTTAAATATCGGAGTGAGATGA
- the pheS gene encoding phenylalanine--tRNA ligase subunit alpha, which yields MQEYRENISKCENLADLDKIRVDLLGKKGIITSEFAKLKNMDEDEKKAFAANLNKMRDEFEALLVAKKTELESGEIKAKMKAEAIDITLFNEPSGTGALHPVMATMDKIIEYFMMQNFSLERGPLIEDDFHNFEALNLPKYHPARDMQDTFYFKDFRLLRTHTSPVQVRTMMSTKPPIRMIAPGAVFRRDMDLTHTPMFHQVEGLVVEDEGVVSFANLKSILENFLKHMFGDVQVRFRPSFFPFTEPSAEVDISCMFCKGCGCRVCKQTGWLEVLGCGVVDPNVFKAVGYKNVSGYAFGLGVERFAMLLHQIPDLRSLFEGDLRLLEQFK from the coding sequence TTGCAAGAGTATAGAGAAAATATAAGCAAGTGCGAGAATTTAGCCGATCTTGACAAAATTCGCGTAGATTTGCTGGGCAAAAAAGGCATCATAACTTCTGAATTCGCTAAACTGAAAAATATGGACGAAGATGAGAAGAAGGCTTTTGCTGCAAATTTAAATAAAATGCGTGATGAATTTGAAGCTCTTTTGGTAGCTAAAAAAACAGAGCTTGAAAGTGGCGAGATAAAAGCCAAAATGAAGGCTGAAGCCATTGACATTACGCTATTTAACGAGCCAAGTGGTACCGGCGCACTTCATCCTGTAATGGCTACAATGGATAAGATAATTGAGTATTTTATGATGCAAAATTTCTCGCTAGAGCGAGGCCCGCTTATAGAGGATGACTTTCATAACTTCGAAGCGCTAAATTTACCCAAGTATCATCCTGCCCGCGATATGCAAGATACGTTTTATTTTAAGGATTTTAGACTACTTCGCACGCACACAAGTCCTGTGCAGGTTAGAACTATGATGAGCACGAAGCCTCCTATTCGAATGATAGCACCAGGCGCAGTCTTTCGCCGCGATATGGACTTAACGCATACTCCTATGTTTCATCAAGTCGAAGGGCTTGTTGTAGAGGATGAAGGTGTAGTGAGTTTTGCAAATTTAAAGAGTATCTTAGAAAATTTCTTAAAACATATGTTTGGTGATGTTCAGGTACGCTTTCGTCCAAGCTTCTTTCCGTTTACAGAGCCATCGGCTGAAGTTGATATAAGCTGCATGTTTTGCAAAGGCTGTGGATGTAGAGTTTGCAAGCAGACGGGCTGGCTTGAAGTTCTTGGATGCGGTGTTGTGGATCCAAATGTATTTAAGGCGGTTGGCTACAAAAATGTAAGCGGATATGCTTTTGGGCTTGGAGTTGAGAGATTTGCTATGTTACTTCATCAAATTCCTGATTTGCGTTCACTTTTTGAGGGAGATTTAAGATTATTGGAGCAGTTTAAATGA
- a CDS encoding histidine triad nucleotide-binding protein, with the protein MTIFEKIVAGEIPCNKVLENDKFLAFNDINPKAPIHILIIPKKHFKNFQEMDATLMGEMTKFIQEVATLMGLDKSGYRLITNNGENGGQEVMHLHFHMLGGAKLNWTDAATDPQSTF; encoded by the coding sequence ATGACAATTTTTGAAAAGATAGTAGCAGGCGAAATCCCTTGCAATAAGGTTCTTGAAAACGATAAATTTCTAGCTTTTAACGACATCAATCCAAAAGCGCCTATCCATATCCTAATCATCCCTAAAAAGCACTTTAAAAATTTCCAAGAGATGGACGCTACGCTCATGGGCGAGATGACAAAATTTATCCAAGAGGTTGCAACTCTAATGGGGCTTGATAAGAGCGGTTACCGCCTCATCACAAACAACGGTGAAAACGGCGGTCAAGAGGTTATGCACCTGCATTTTCACATGCTTGGCGGTGCAAAACTTAACTGGACTGACGCCGCTACCGATCCGCAATCAACTTTTTAA